Part of the Luteolibacter rhizosphaerae genome, GCGGGGATTGAGAAAGGAGAAGAACTGGAATGGGTACTGGAGGACCGGAACACGTTCGTGTTGAGACGGGTCAAACCGGCGAAGTCGGTGCTGAAAAAGCCGAAGGCTTAACCTGACGCGCATGCCCGTTGGGGCTTTAGAGATGGGCTGGTTGTCGGGGCTCGTCCCTGGCTTCTGCTGCTCCTGCCAAGGCTTTGGGCTGGATTCGTCGCGGGGGGATGGGCGAGGGTGGGGGCGAGATATGTCACGGGTCCTTTTGCTAATGGTTGCGGCGCTTTTGCTGGCGGGGTGCAAGAAGCCCTTGGTCGCGGCGAGCGATGACGAGAAGCGGCTGGAGCAGATCAATGCGCGCTTCCATGGCGGTGACCTTGCGGGAGCCGAGGAGGACCTGCTGAAGTACACGGTGGAGTATCCGAAATCGGGAGGGGCATGGGGCCTGATGGGCTGGGTGCACCTGAAGAAGGACGACTACGAGAATGCGGGGAAGTACTTCGACAAGGCGCTGGAGGTGGACCCGAACTGGGAGAATGCCCATGTGGGGAAGGGGGCGATGTATCGCGAACTGGGCGACACGGAGCGTGCGCGGAAGTCCTACCTGCAGGCGATCCGGATGAAGCCGGATGCCGCGGAAGCTTACTCAAGCTTGCTGGTGATCGAGCTGATGGAGGGCAACTACGAGAAGGCAGTGGAGCACGGGGAGAAGGGTTGGAGCTACCGCAAGGATCTGGGGACGATCGCGGCGAACCTCTCGGTGGCCTATCACTACACGGGGGACATGAAGAAGCGCCGCGAGTTCTACGACGAGGCGAAGAAGCTGGGCTATGCGAACCTGACCGTGCTTGAGGAAGTTTTCCGCGGCGAGCGGACGATCGGCCCGGGAACGCGGGCTACTGCCCCGGAGGAACCATGAGCGCGCGACTGAATCTCACGGTGATCCGGTGTGCGGATATCGAGGCCTCCGCGGCCTTCTACCGCTTGCTGGGCCTCGCCTTCGAGAAGCATCGCCACGGCAAGGGGCCGGAGCATTTCGCATCCACGGGAGAGGGGCCGACTTTCGAGCTCTATCCGGCGAGCGAGCGCTTCCCGGTGACTATGGGGACGCGGCTTGGCTTCGCGGTAGCCTCTTGCGACGAGGCGTGCCGGTTGTTAGAAGAGGCGGGTCATGTGATTGAGACGCCGGCGGCGGATTCGCCGTGGGGACGCCGGGCGGTGGCGATCGACCCCGGGGGGCATCGGGTGGAGATCGTTTCGTAGGTTGTGAACCCGGTTGAGAAGACGTCCATCGTTTGACAATTGGAACGCGTTTGTGCTCTGGTCGGGCATGAAGCTTGTTCCCGTTCTGATTGCTTCAGCGACCCTGCCGCTGCCCGTACTTGCCCAGGCGGTACTGCCCACGGAAGCGGTGCCGAATCGTGCGCCGCTGCAGCAGGCGCCCTTCGTGGCGCTGGCGCTCGGCAGTGTGGATGCGACGGGCTGGCTGGAGCACCAGCTCCGCCTGCAGACGAATGGTCTAACAGGTCATGCGGAGGAGGCGATTTCGGAGCTGGGGCCGGACAACGGCTGGCGCGGTGGCCCGGGCGAGGGTTGGGAGAAGGGACCCTACTTCCTGCGCGGTCTGGTGAGCCTGGCCTATGTGACGGATGACGCGAAGCTGAAGGCGCAGGGGCAGAAGTGGATCGAGGCGATCCTGGCATCCCAGACTCCGGAAGGACAGATCGGGCCGAAATCGAGCAACGACTGGTGGCCGCGGATGGTGATCTGCTGGACCCTGCGCGACTACTACGAGGCGACCAAGGACGAGCGGGTGATCCCGTGCCTGCTGAAGTACTGCCGCTACATGCTGCAGAAAATG contains:
- a CDS encoding tetratricopeptide repeat protein → MVAALLLAGCKKPLVAASDDEKRLEQINARFHGGDLAGAEEDLLKYTVEYPKSGGAWGLMGWVHLKKDDYENAGKYFDKALEVDPNWENAHVGKGAMYRELGDTERARKSYLQAIRMKPDAAEAYSSLLVIELMEGNYEKAVEHGEKGWSYRKDLGTIAANLSVAYHYTGDMKKRREFYDEAKKLGYANLTVLEEVFRGERTIGPGTRATAPEEP
- a CDS encoding VOC family protein, whose product is MSARLNLTVIRCADIEASAAFYRLLGLAFEKHRHGKGPEHFASTGEGPTFELYPASERFPVTMGTRLGFAVASCDEACRLLEEAGHVIETPAADSPWGRRAVAIDPGGHRVEIVS